From Megalobrama amblycephala isolate DHTTF-2021 linkage group LG24, ASM1881202v1, whole genome shotgun sequence, the proteins below share one genomic window:
- the LOC125259791 gene encoding prestalk protein-like, with product MTARVYCAVLLCLSGCLSTTDAAPGQNFTEKPGVCPRRQYEAEMCARISFVSCDDDSDCANNEKCCNNGCGRQCMPPVIEKPGVCPRRKYEAEMCARIRFVSCDDDSDCAKDEKCCNNGCGRQCMPPVIEKPGVCPRRKYEAEMCARIRFVPCDDDSDCAKDEKCCNNGCGRQCMPPVIEKPGVCPIRQYAAEMCARISFVSCADDSDCANNEKCCSNGCGRQCMPPVIAEPPITEKPGVCPRRQYTAEMCARIRFVSCANDSDCANNEKCCSNGCGRQCMPPVIEKPGVCPRRKYEAEMCARIRFVSCDDDSDCAKDEKCCNNGCGRQCMPPVIEKPGVCPRRKYEAEMCARIRFVSCDDDSDCAKDEKCCNNGCGRQCMPPVIEKPGVCPIRQYAAEMCARISFVSCADDSDCANNEKCCSNGCGRQCMPPVIAEPPITEKPGVCPRRHMQQKCVPRFVSCHVPMTVTVPTMRNAAATDVDVSVCLQL from the exons ATGACAGCTCGAGTGTACTGCGCTGTGTTATTGTGTCTGTCTGGATGCTTGAGCACAACAGATGCTGCTCCAGGACAAAACTTCACAG AAAAGCCAGGAGTGTGTCCACGCAGACAATATGAAGCAGAAATGTGTGCCAGGATTAGTTTCGTGTCATGTGACGATGACAGTGACTGTGCCAACAATGAGAAATGCTGCAACAATGGATGTGGACGTCAGTGTATGCCTCCAGTTAtag AAAAGCCAGGAGTGTGTCCACGCAGAAAATATGAAGCAGAAATGTGTGCAAGGATTCGTTTCGTGTCATGTGACGATGACAGTGACTGTGCCAAAGATGAGAAATGCTGCAACAATGGATGTGGACGTCAGTGTATGCCTCCAGTTATAg AAAAGCCAGGAGTGTGTCCACGCAGAAAATATGAAGCAGAAATGTGTGCAAGGATTCGCTTCGTGCCGTGTGACGATGACAGTGACTGTGCCAAAGATGAGAAATGCTGCAACAATGGATGTGGACGTCAGTGTATGCCTCCAGTTATAg AAAAGCCAGGAGTGTGTCCAATCAGACAATATGCAGCAGAAATGTGTGCCCGGATTAGTTTTGTGTCATGTGCCGATGACAGTGACTGTGCCAACAATGAGAAATGCTGCAGCAATGGATGTGGACGTCAGTGTATGCCTCCAGTTAtag CGGAGCCCCCGATAACAGAAAAGCCAGGAGTGTGTCCACGCAGACAATATACAGCAGAAATGTGTGCCCGGATTCGTTTCGTGTCATGTGCCAATGACAGTGACTGTGCCAACAATGAGAAATGCTGCAGCAACGGATGTGGACGTCAGTGTATGCCTCCAGTTATAg AAAAGCCAGGAGTGTGTCCACGCAGAAAATATGAAGCAGAAATGTGTGCAAGGATTCGTTTTGTGTCATGTGACGATGACAGTGACTGTGCCAAAGATGAGAAATGCTGCAACAATGGATGTGGACGTCAGTGTATGCCTCCAGTTATAg AAAAGCCAGGAGTGTGTCCACGCAGAAAATATGAAGCAGAAATGTGTGCAAGGATTCGTTTTGTGTCATGTGACGATGACAGTGACTGTGCCAAAGATGAGAAATGCTGCAACAATGGATGTGGACGTCAGTGTATGCCTCCAGTTATAg AAAAGCCAGGAGTGTGTCCAATCAGACAATATGCAGCAGAAATGTGTGCCCGGATCAGTTTTGTGTCATGTGCCGATGACAGTGACTGTGCCAACAATGAGAAATGCTGCAGCAATGGATGTGGACGTCAGTGTATGCCTCCAGTtatag CGGAGCCCCCGATAACAGAAAAGCCAGGAGTGTGTCCACGCAGACATATGCAGCAGAAATGTGTGCCCAGATTCGTTTCGTGTCATGTGCCAATGACAGTGACTGTGCCAACGATGAGAAATGCTGCAGCAACGGATGTGGACGTCAGTGTATGCCTCCAGTTATAg